Proteins from a single region of Rhinatrema bivittatum chromosome 13, aRhiBiv1.1, whole genome shotgun sequence:
- the LOC115075450 gene encoding cocaine- and amphetamine-regulated transcript protein-like, which translates to MESSRTLLAALACWLLLLLAAAACAQESSELQPRALRDFYPKDSVPSSEKELLGALQEVLEKLQSKRVPVWEQKFGQVPTCDAGEQCAVRKASRIGKLCNCPRGAVCNFFLLKCL; encoded by the exons ATGGAGAGCTCCCGGACGCTGCTGGCCGCCCTCGcctgctggctgctgctgctgctggccgcCGCCGCCTGCGCCCAGGAGAGCTCCGAGCTGCAGCCCAGGGCACTGAGGGATTTCTACCCCAAGGACTCCGTCCCTTCCAGCGAGAAGGAGCTA CTTGGAGCTTTACAAGAAGTTCTGGAGAAACTGCAGAGTAAACGAGTGCCAGTCTGGGAGCAgaaatttggacaagttcccacG TGCGATGCCGGGGAGCAATGCGCCGTCAGAAAAGCCTCCAGGATCGGTAAGTTATGCAACTGCCCCCGCGGAGCCGTCTGCAACTTCTTCTTGCTGAAATGTTTGTAA